The genomic region ATCACTGATGCCCTTGTATTAGCAGAACAAGATCTGTCAAAAAGCTTCCCTACGGGTGTCGACAGTGATAGCCAAGTATTGCTCTGTATTGAGACAAGCATTAACCAGCAAAACACGTTGATTGGTTATCTTTGGTACTCAATCAATGCTGAAGACCAAACGGCGTTTATTTGCGATTTTTATATTAATGAGCCTCATCGCAGTAAACAATTTGGTAGACATGCCATGAGTGAACTTGAAGAACGACTTAAAAATGACGGCATTCATCAGATTAAGCTCAGAGTGGCTTACCACAATAAACGCGCCTTTGCCTTGTACGAAAAAATAGGTTTTGTGGTGACTGGCTATAATATGTCTAAGAACATTGTCTAAAAGTAGTGGTCTGCAAATTATGTCAGAAACACATAAAACCGATCCCAATATAAAAAGCCCTTGTATTCGTCAGTGCTGCCTTGATGGTGACGACGTTTGTGTGGGCTGTTATCGAACCATTACTGAAATCATGGATTGGCAAAAATCGACACAAAGTCAGAAATTAGAGGTTTTGGCTAATTGCTCAATACGAAAAAAGAAGCACGACTTCCTACATCCTTAATATTCCCTCAGCAATTTTCAATATTTACTTCCTCGCCTTTACCTTATTTGGCGCATTCAGTTCTGCTTTAAATTAATTTTTCAAATATTTGTGTAAGAAAGTGATATCTGCCCACGTCTAATCTTCAGAAACAGAATATGAGCGCTTGGACCTTTCCAAGTTTTTAGATGATATAGGTAGGTAACTTACCTTGATTGCAGAATTACAAGTATGGCTAACATCGGGAACAGCGTCGCTGACCTTGTTGTGTGTTGGCATTGTGCTCTTGTCTTATTTACTCGAAGACCTTGCCATCGCAACAGCGGCGACCTTGTCTGCCCATGGGGACTTGCCT from Marinomonas rhizomae harbors:
- a CDS encoding GNAT family N-acetyltransferase, producing MIMLRKMRQAEFPAFSEYFIEDYSQEIALNYGRSITDALVLAEQDLSKSFPTGVDSDSQVLLCIETSINQQNTLIGYLWYSINAEDQTAFICDFYINEPHRSKQFGRHAMSELEERLKNDGIHQIKLRVAYHNKRAFALYEKIGFVVTGYNMSKNIV
- a CDS encoding DUF1289 domain-containing protein; this translates as MSETHKTDPNIKSPCIRQCCLDGDDVCVGCYRTITEIMDWQKSTQSQKLEVLANCSIRKKKHDFLHP